A stretch of DNA from Syntrophobacterales bacterium:
ATCGGCGCCCTCGAAGGAGAATTCGCAAAAAAGCTCAAAGGGCGCAAAATCGAGGCGCGCGAGCGGGCGATTATCGTCCGGGTTGAAACAAACCCGTTTTTCGACGGCGAGACCTCCGTCACAGAGCTAAGGGAATTGTGCCGCACTGCCGGAGTCGAGGTCTTCGACGCCGTCATTCAGCATCGCCCCCAGCTCGACCCGCGTTTCCTAATGGGCAAGGGAAAACTCTCCGATACCGTAATCCGGGCCCTGCAGATGGACGCGAATATCCTCGTCTTCGATCATGAACTGACCGCCTCCCAGACAAGCTCGCTCTGCGATTTCACAGAGATGAAAGTGATCGACCGCACCCAGGTGATCCTCGACATCTTTGCCAAAAACGCCCGCAGCCGGGAGGCAAAAATCCAGGTTGAGCTCGCCCAGCTCAAATACCGCCTCCCCCGGCTGACGAAGCAGGACTCGGGCCTCTCCCGGCTCGCCGGCGGCATCGGCGGCACCGGCCCCGGCGAAACAAAGCTCGAAATTGACCGTCGCCGCATCCGCGACCGGATTACCCATCTGGAAAAGGAACTGAAGGATACGGAAAAAGCCCGCGGACAGCGGCGTATGCGCAGGAACAAACGGGGCATCCCGGTCATCTCGATCGTCGGCTATACCAATGCCGGCAAATCCACGCTCCTGAACGCACTTACGAAAAGCTCCGTGACCTCCGAAAACCGGCTCTTCGCGACCCTCGATACAAAAACAGCGCGCCTGCGTTTTCCTCAGGATACCGAGGCCCTGATAACCGATACGGTCGGCTTCATCCAGGAGCTGCCCAAGGAACTATTCGCCGCGTTCCGGGCGACGCTCGACGAGCTTCAGGACGCGGATATTCTGCTGCATGTAATCGACGTCGCCAACCCGGCCTTCGAGGGGCAGACAGCGGCCGTCGAGAAAATCCTTGCGGAGCTTGAGCTGGCCGGCAAGCCAACCCTCCGCGCCTTCAACAAAATCGACCAGCTTGCCGACCCCTCAACGCTTCCCGCCCTCTGCCGCCGCTTCCATGCCTTGCCGATCAGCGCGCTTGCGCCGGCCACATTCCCCCCCCTGCTGGACAAACTCGCCCGGTTGATTAAATCATCCTTTACAAGCTGAAATCAGGCGCATCGAGCGGCTCTACCGGCAGCGAGGTTTCCGTCGCCGAACTCAAAGAAATCTACCGCCCACCGGTGAATTTGCTTTGCATCTATCTTTTTAGGATAATACGTGTTTTATTAAGGACGTCCACGACATCCTTATTCCCTTTGGTTGCTTCTTCCCAGAGGTCAGACATGCCTTCCCGCCAGATGAGCGCCTCGGCTGCTGTTGGTAGATATATATTTCCTTTTTTCTTTGCCTTTTCCATGCTCTCTGTCAGCGTTTTTTTAGCAAACGGAACAGTGTTGTTTTCTATTTCAGCGCTGGCCTCCATAATGACCTTCTGCCTCTCTGGGCTGAGTTTATCAAAGAAAACCTTATTTATAACAATGAAGGTGTGAACGACGGATATAGGCGTCAGGATGACGTAAGGGGCAGCTTCATAGAGTTTTCTATCCACATAAGTGGCTATGGAATTCACGGCGCCATTGATGATGTTGCGCTGGAGCCCCATGTAAACCTCGGCGCCGGAGAGAAATGATGGCCCGGCACCCCACTTTTTGATTGCCATCGCATGTTCCGGACTTGCCCCTCTGATCACAAGCCCTTTGATATCGGCTGGCACTTTCACAGGCTTCTTGGTGGTCATGATAATCTGGTCGTCCGGGGAGGGCATCGCAACCATGGCAAGAAGTTTAACTCCTTTTCGTTCCGCTGTTTGTTTCCACCCCGCGCCAACGTCTGATTTATATACATTCCAGGTTTCATCGACGTTGTGGAAAAGATAAGGCATCATATATACCTTCAATGCCGGAACAAGCTGATTTTCCAGATACATGGTAAAAGCACCGCCGGATTCCACGCCACCCGTCTGCACGGCCTTGATCACCTCGTTATCCCGGTAGAGCTGGGCGGAATGGTACACCTCGACCTTGATATCCCCCTTCGAGTTTTTTTCAATCAGCTTTGCCCATTCAATGTATTGCCTGGTGAGAAAATGATTCTCCGGAGCGCCGC
This window harbors:
- a CDS encoding TRAP transporter substrate-binding protein — its product is MKKSALLSGIVSVLMFLLIGVSMTYAEPLTIRFSSGAPENHFLTRQYIEWAKLIEKNSKGDIKVEVYHSAQLYRDNEVIKAVQTGGVESGGAFTMYLENQLVPALKVYMMPYLFHNVDETWNVYKSDVGAGWKQTAERKGVKLLAMVAMPSPDDQIIMTTKKPVKVPADIKGLVIRGASPEHAMAIKKWGAGPSFLSGAEVYMGLQRNIINGAVNSIATYVDRKLYEAAPYVILTPISVVHTFIVINKVFFDKLSPERQKVIMEASAEIENNTVPFAKKTLTESMEKAKKKGNIYLPTAAEALIWREGMSDLWEEATKGNKDVVDVLNKTRIILKR
- the hflX gene encoding GTPase HflX, which translates into the protein MEIYGELTGLAPAEKKMLERLYQRRVPADVIVTPELARQLAEISRSLNRQIGLLLSRRGEVAFVIVGSHHNILIPSLDAFRSSSLRFKGLRLIHTHLNSEELTTDDLVDLALLRLDLICAIEAGEDGLPGYVHIAHLIPENPEGRFWDILPPLRPGAIDMDFAAFIGALEGEFAKKLKGRKIEARERAIIVRVETNPFFDGETSVTELRELCRTAGVEVFDAVIQHRPQLDPRFLMGKGKLSDTVIRALQMDANILVFDHELTASQTSSLCDFTEMKVIDRTQVILDIFAKNARSREAKIQVELAQLKYRLPRLTKQDSGLSRLAGGIGGTGPGETKLEIDRRRIRDRITHLEKELKDTEKARGQRRMRRNKRGIPVISIVGYTNAGKSTLLNALTKSSVTSENRLFATLDTKTARLRFPQDTEALITDTVGFIQELPKELFAAFRATLDELQDADILLHVIDVANPAFEGQTAAVEKILAELELAGKPTLRAFNKIDQLADPSTLPALCRRFHALPISALAPATFPPLLDKLARLIKSSFTS